From Peromyscus maniculatus bairdii isolate BWxNUB_F1_BW_parent chromosome 8, HU_Pman_BW_mat_3.1, whole genome shotgun sequence, a single genomic window includes:
- the LOC143274462 gene encoding olfactory receptor 2B11-like, protein MSSDNQSYFWGPPKDFILLGISDRPWLELPLFVVLLVSYVLAMLGNISIITVSQLDPQLQSPMYIFLSHLSFLDLCYTTTTVPQILVNMGSSQKTISYGGCTVQYAIFHWLGGTECILLAAMALDRYVAICEPLRYAIIMHRTLCHQLVAMAWLSGFGNSLVQVILTVQLPFCGQHVLNNFFCEVPAMIKLSCADTTVNDVTLAGLVSFFVLVPLALILLSYGFIARAVLRIQSSRGRHKAFGTCSSHLLVVSLFYLPAIYMYLQPPSSYSQEQGKFISLFYSIVTPTLNPFIYTLRNKDVKGALRRLLARIGRLCGR, encoded by the coding sequence ATGAGCAGTGACAACCAGAGCTACTTCTGGGGCCCCCCAAAGGACTTCATTCTCCTGGGCATTTCGGACAGGCCATGGCTGGAGCTTCCCCTCTTTGTAGTTCTCCTGGTGTCTTATGTTCTGGCCATGCTGGGAAACATCTCCATCATCACCGTGTCCCAGCTGGATCCCCAGCTTCAGAGCCCCATGTATATTTTCCTTAGCCACCTCTCCTTCCTGGACCTCTgctacaccaccaccaccgtccCTCAGATACTGGTCAACATGGGCAGTTCCCAGAAGACCATCAGTTATGGTGGCTGCACCGTGCAGTACGCCATTTTCCACTGGCTGGGCGGCACTGAGTGCATTCTCCTGGCTGCCATGGCTCTGGACCGCTACGTGGCCATCTGTGAGCCGCTCCGGTATGCCATTATCATGCACCGCACGCTCTGCCATCAGCTGGTGGCGATGGCCTGGCTCAGCGGTTTTGGCAACTCCCTTGTTCAGGTCATCCTGACAGTGCAGCTGCCTTTCTGTGGGCAGCATGTGCTGAACAACTTCTTCTGTGAGGTGCCAGCCATGATCAAGCTGTCCTGTGCTGATACCACAGTGAATGATGTCACTCTGGCTGGGCTGGTGTCCTTCTTTGTGCTGGTCCCTCTGGCCCTCATCCTTCTCTCCTATGGCTTCATTGCTCGGGCAGTGCTGAGGATCCAGTCCTCCAGGGGACGACACAAGGCCTTTGGGACCTGTTCTTCCCATTTGCTGGTGGTTTCCCTTTTCTACCTACCTGCCATCTATATGTACCTGCAGCCCCCATCCAGTTACTCTCAAGAACAAGGCAAGTTTATCTCCCTCTTCTACTCCATAGTCACCCCCACCCTCAACCCTTTCATCTATACCTTGAGGAATAAGGACGTGAAGGGGGCTCTCAGAAGACTCCTGGCAAGGATTGGGAGGCTGTGTGGACGGTGA